A genomic region of Trifolium pratense cultivar HEN17-A07 linkage group LG3, ARS_RC_1.1, whole genome shotgun sequence contains the following coding sequences:
- the LOC123915735 gene encoding vesicle-fusing ATPase: MAGRFFGSSSASISMVVTNTPSQELALTNLAFISASDLPKFAVPGHENLFLASIGDSYVFSFSAHESIRGGHIALNSIQRRCAKVSAGESVDVTRFVPPENFNLAVLTLELDFIKRAGSRSEQIDAIVLAKQFRKRFSKQVMTAGQKVLFEHQGINYSFTVSHVTVEGQERSSDKGMISDDTFIAFEASRDSGIKIINQRDGTTSNIFKQKEFNLESLGIGGLGAEFADIFRRAFASRVFPPHVTSKLGIKHVKGMLLYGPPGTGKTLMARQIGKILNGKDPKIVNGPEVLSKFVGETEKNVRDLFADAEQDQRNLGDESDLHVIIFDEIDAICKSRGSTRDGTGVHDSIVNQLLTKIDGVESLNNVLLIGMTNRKDMLDEALLRPGRLEVQVEISLPDENGRLQILQIHTNKMKENSFLAHDVNLQELAARTKNYSGAELEGVVKSAVSYALNRQLSLDDLTKPVEEENIKVTMDDFLNALHEVIPAFGASTDDLERCRLHGMVECGDRHKHIYQRAMLIAEQVKVSKGSPLVTCLLEGSRGSGKTALAATVGIDSDFAYVKIISAETMIGLHESTKCAQIIKVFEDAYKSPLSVIVLDDIERLLEYVAIGPRFSNLISQTLLVLLKKLPPKGKKLMVIGTTSEVDFLDSIGFCDTFSITYNLPNLSRNDAKKVIEQLNVFADEDIDSAAEALDNMPIKKLYMLIEMAAQGAQGGSAEAIYSGKEKINISHFFDCLGDVVRLV, encoded by the exons ATGGCGGGACGATTCTTTGGATCTTCATCCGCTTCGATCTCCATGGTCGTAACAAATACGCCTTCTCAGGAACTCGCCCTAACCAACCTCGCCTTCATCTCCGCCTCCGATCTCCCCAAATTCGCCGTCCCCGGTCACGAAAACCTATTCCTAGCTTCCATCGGCGATTCCTACGTTTTCTCTTTCTC AGCTCATGAAAGCATACGTGGTGGTCATATTGCATTGAATTCAATTCAACGTCGATGTGCAAAAGTTTCTGCTGGCGAATCTGTAGACGTGACTCG ATTCGTGCCGCCTGAAAACTTCAACCTGGCAGTGCTAACCCTTGAATTGGACTTCATTAAAAGGGCTGGAAGCAGAAGTGAACAG ATTGATGCCATTGTACTTGCCAAGCAATTTCGGAAGAGGTTTTCAAAGCAG GTAATGACAGCAGGGCAGAAAGTTTTATTCGAGCATCAAGGAATTAATTATAGCTTTACAGTCAGCCATGTTACTGTCGAGGGCCAAGAAAGGTCTAGTGATAAAGGGATGATTTCGGATGACACATTCATTGCTTTTGAAGCATCACGTGACAGTGGAATTAAG ATTATCAACCAGCGCGATGGTACTACTAGCAACATTTTTAAGCAGAAAGAATTTAACCTTGAGTCTCTGGGTATTGGTGGCCTGGGTGCAGAGTTTGCAGATATATTTCGAAGAGCTTTTGCATCTCGTGTTTTCCCTCCCCATGTGACATCTAA ATTAGGGATCAAGCATGTCAAGGGCATGCTGCTTTATGGTCCTCCTGGAACTGGAAAGACTCTTATGGCACGCCAAATTGGAAAAATTTTGAATGGCAAGGATCCAAAG ATTGTAAATGGCCCTGAAGTTTTGAGCAAATTTGTGGGTGAAACTGAAAAGAATGTGAGGGACCTTTTTGCTGATGCTGAACAGGATCAGAGGAACCTAG GGGATGAAAGTGATTTGCATGTTATCATATTTGATGAAATTGATGCTATTTGTAAG TCCAGAGGATCAACTCGAGATGGTACAGGGGTTCATGATAGCATTGTGAACCAGCTTCTTACTAAG ATAGATGGTGTGGAATCGCTAAACAATGTTTTGCTTATTGGAATGACTAACAGAAAGGACATGCTTGATGAAGCACTCTTAAG ACCAGGGCGGTTGGAAGTCCAGGTTGAGATAAGCCTCCCTGATGAAAATGGTCGATTGcaaattcttcaaattcatACTAACAAGATGAAAGAGAATTCTTTTCTAGCTCATGACGTGAACCTTCAAGAGCTTG CTGCTCGAACCAAAAACTACAGTGGTGCGGAACTTGAAGGTGTTGTGAAAAGTGCTGTCTCATATGCTTTAAATAGACAATTGAGCCTAGATGATCTCACTAAGCCAGTGGAGGAGGAAAATATTAAGGTTACGATGGATGACTTTTTGAATGCACTCCATGAAGTTATTCCTGCATTTGGAGCTTCCACTGACGATCTTGAGCGATGCAG ACTCCATGGCATGGTGGAGTGTGGTGATCGACATAAGCACATTTATCAAAGAGCAATGCTAATTGCTGAGCAAGTTAAAGTTAGTAAAGGAAGCCCCCTCGTTACTTGTCTTCTGGAAGGTTCTCGTGGCAG TGGTAAAACCGCACTTGCAGCTACTGTAGGTATCGATAGTGACTTCGCATATGTCAAGATA ATTTCAGCTGAAACAATGATCGGTCTACATGAGAGCACTAAATGTGCCCAGATTATTAAG GTTTTTGAGGATGCATACAAGTCACCTTTGAGTGTCATTGTTCTTGATGACATTGAGAG ATTATTGGAGTATGTGGCCATTGGTCCTCGTTTTTCAAACTTGATCTCTCAGACACTACTGGTCCTGCTCAAAAAGCTACCTCCAAAG GGGAAAAAACTCATGGTAATTGGTACAACAAGTGAGGTCGACTTTTTGGATTCAATTGGTTTTTGTGATACATTCTCCATAACTTACAATCTGCCCAACTTGAGCAGAAACGATGCGAAGAAG GTCATAGAACAGTTGAATGTTTTTGCTGATGAAGATATTGATTCTGCCGCAGAGGCATTGGATAAT ATGCCTATCAAGAAGCTATACATGTTGATTGAGATGGCAGCGCAAGGTGCGCAGGGTGGATCTGCCGAAGCTATCTATTCTGGCAAAGAGAAGATTAATATATCCCATTTCTTCGATTGCCTTGGGGATGTTGTCAGATTAGTATAA